ttgttgccctatgctgggctctctccaatttttccacatcccttctgtaatgggggcctcaaaactggacacaatactccagatgtagcctcaccagtgccaaatagaggggaataatcacttccctcaatctgctggcaatgctcctaataatgcagcccaatataccattagccttcttggcaacaagggcacactgttgactcatgtacagcttctcgtccactgtaatcgccaggtccttttctgtggaCTGCTGCTTAGCCGTCGGGCGCCAGCCTGTAGCAGCGCATGGGATtcctccatcctaagtgcaagactctgcacttgtccttgttgaacctcatcacatttcttttggctcaatcctccaatttctctaagtccctctggaccctatccctactctctagcatatctacctctccccccagcttagtgtcatctacacGCTTGCTGAGGAGGGCAATCCATACCAtcacccagatcattaatgaacaaaactggccctaggGCAcgctgcttgataccggctgccaactagacatcgagctgttgatcactacccgttgagcccaacgatctagccagctttctatccactgtatagtccattcatccaatccatacttctttaacttgctggcaagaatactgtgggagactgtatcaaaagttttgctaaaccGAAGGTATCtcatatccactgctttctccatatccacagagccagttatctcattgtagaaggcaatcaggttggttaggcataacttgcccttgtgaatccatgttaactgttcctgatcaccttcttctccAAGTGTGTCAAAATGTACTTGCTTATTGCAGCAGAGTTATACTTGCTTTCCAGTTAGTACCTTTCATGGGTAACTGTGCTGCACTATTTGCATGATTACACTATTAAGCTTCCATGGCTAGATACTGTTTGGAGTAAAACAGGTGTCTGATCCCACAGCTCATGTACTATGGAACTTAATTTGGAGAGGCTTCCCCACTTGTAGGTTGAGAAATTGATCTATTTGATAACTGCCATCAGATAGCTCTTTGATAAAGATGGCAGTTGCTGAGGAAGCAAGTGTTATTGCTTTAGCTAGAACAGAAGTGTCAGTCATTCTAGTAATGGGAGATAATATTGTAATCACAGGGTTTAAGGCTAGAGGATCCaccagatcatctggtctgacctccggTCTATCACAGACCACCACTCAGCACCTGCACACAACCCAAAAACTGAATAGTTTGGTCCGATTTACAACCTTGTGGAGACTagattatgtgccacaggcagagaacaggaaggacAGAGGTACACCAAGCCACAATgccagggaaatgattaagtgagatatatacccaaataatcctggcaagtgacctgctcCCATACATTGCAGAGCAAGGCAACCttctcctgcttccctccccccacaggtcAGTGTCAATCTGATCAGGGGAACATTCCTTTCTAACCTCACATACTGTGATCAGCTAGACCCTGAGAAtgggagcaagaaccagccagccaagcagagAGAACGCTCATCAGTGCTActtcagagccctggccctccccatcAAGCATCCCATCCCCAGTGtcccctgatgcttcagaggaagcaaataaaaaacaaaaaatcctctcCAGAATACATTGGGGATTTGTGTAGAGGGAAGGAAAGATATATATATCTCTTGATCCCAGCTGAAACTCTGCAGCATGAGTTTAGGAACAAAACAAACCGGAAGTGAGCCTAGGGCTGTTGATTCCCCATCCCCAATCACTAGCAATGACTGACAGGgttcctggggttttttttggtttttaaaaaacccccacaccCAAACAAACCTCTCTCTCTACCACTGCTTTATAACGGTGGTTCGTATTTCAGTACTATTTTAGACTGGCAGAGAGTCAGCTAAGAGTAGACTATTCCACCATGTGTTCAGAAGCGACTTATATAATAGCCGCAGTCACCAATAGCTCAAATTAGTTACAGAACTGCTTTGAATGCATTTGTTTCTCAAGGTGAAGCAAGATGCTTGTGCAAGCAGACAGCAGTGTAGTGCAGCTAGTCCTTGATCAGAACTTGCTGCTGTTCTGGTGTGGAGACGGGAATTCCTCATGCTCTCTCAGACTCTAGTGCAGGTGACATTGTTCATGGTGCATTCctagcagggggaaaaaatataaaattgacTGAAACTTCTGAACTATCACACCAGAATTTTATGAGTCTAAGTAGGGCAAGGATGTTTGTCATTTCTCAGAGTCAAGGGTGTTTATTTAGTGCCCATCACTAGAATATTCATGTTAACAGAAAAAGAACCCAGACATTTCTTGCCTCCAAGAACTCTTTAGTGCTAGCGGATCACTAAATATACTCTACTTCTCTGCCTAGTGCACTTGAACAGCAGGCCTTATCTTCCCCTAGCTTCCTGTTCATCATGTAGCAGCTAGTACAGTGATAcagcccataggtgctggaactaggggtgctgctgcatcccctggctttaagtggtttccattatataccgggttacagtttggttcattgcATCTCAGCACCTGCACTATAGaagttgttccagcaccctgaTACAGACCTTATTTTTGGTCTCTTTAGGGCTTCCCCACCAGTTTTATTTCAAGTGAAGCTTCCCTACGCTGTATATTCCTCCCTTGTTCACCATCATAAGTCACAGCAGCATTTAGTTTGTACTTTTCTATTTCAAAAGAATTTAGTGCCCAGATgagcgtttaaaaaaaaataaaaagattgaaCTCACCACAACCATCTTCCCATCCACCAGCGCTCTCTTGATTGTGGTCTGTTTGCCATCCCACTTCTGCACCTGAGTCAGAGAGCCACTGTCCACAGTTACAGTGCTCTGCCAAAAGAAGAGAAGTAAATGGACCCCGGGATATTCTGATGGGACactttcagtctctcctgttgcagCTATCTACTTCAAATAAATTAATTGGGCCACCACGGGAGACTCACTCTGTTGTCAGAGTacttagggcactcacctgagaggtgggagatgcCCGTACAAATTCCTTCTTCTCAGGCCAGGTGAATGTGGGGGATTTAAACTGAAGTCTCCCAcatccctaaccactgggctgaggaaggctgccaccaccacctccacctcctgCAAACCATTCTGGCCGGGTTCCAGCTGTGGGCTGCAAGCAGGAGATAGGCGCCCAATTctgtgagagggagggacctTACACCACACCCCTCTCATTgtcatctcccattggctagcttaggcagttcACTGCCTAGCATGCCAGTTTCTGTGGATCCAGGTCTAATGTCTGCGGATCATTCTGCAGGTGCCCGTCTCTGCTCATGCATTGTATAATGAGCCTAggtacctaactcaggctttgtgaatctcaGGGATTTTCTGGTTGCCTAGACATTAGACCTGGATCCGCAAAGAGACTTAGATGTTGCAATGCCTTAGACCTTAGAAGAGAGGTGGGATTTAGTTTGTGGGTACATGATTGCCCTAGAGTCAGCCAGAAGAGACAGCCATGGGGACTGGGAAGGAAGAAAGTCACATCAAGACAAAAATAATCATAAGCAAGAAAGGGCACAAAGCCAGGTGTCCTTTGCAGGAGGATTAGCCTGAAGGATTAGCCCTCACCATGGTTTTCCTGTCATCTACTGTGGTTTCTTCAAACTCTTCTCCCAGCTTGAAGGAGATCTTGGTGTTTTTAAAGGTGCTCTCTGTCTTGATGGTTATTATATCCCCATTGATGCTGATGATCACACTGG
Above is a window of Caretta caretta isolate rCarCar2 chromosome 2, rCarCar1.hap1, whole genome shotgun sequence DNA encoding:
- the LOC125632606 gene encoding LOW QUALITY PROTEIN: myelin P2 protein-like (The sequence of the model RefSeq protein was modified relative to this genomic sequence to represent the inferred CDS: inserted 2 bases in 1 codon); translation: MCKLFLGAWKLFSSENXDSYMKELGVGFTSRKLGSLDKPSVIISINGDIITIKTESTFKNTKISFKLGEEFEETTVDDRKTMSTVTVDSGSLTQVQKWDGKQTTIKRALVDGKMVVECTMNNVTCTRV